In Torulaspora delbrueckii CBS 1146 chromosome 1, complete genome, one genomic interval encodes:
- the AUR1 gene encoding inositol phosphorylceramide synthase (similar to Saccharomyces cerevisiae AUR1 (YKL004W); ancestral locus Anc_2.507), with protein sequence MADALRRFFLSDKPSYSHVADLETRFNPKITFAKLQRYKPTVKDVCHYSFLGSVFLFVFVANPAPWTYKILFYCFLALLFIIPVTSQFFFNALPILTWLALYFTSSYFPASHRPKITVKVLPAVETILYGDNLSDILATSTNTFLDILAWIPYGLFHFGAPFVVAAILFLFGPPTVLRGYAFAFGYMNLFGVIIQNAFPAAPPWYKILYGLESAHYGMHGSPGGLARIDHLLGINLYTSGFSNSSVIFGAFPSLHSGCATMEALFFSYCFPKLRPIFIGYVCWLWWSTMYLTHHYFVDLVAGSVLSYIIFQYTKYTHLPVDTSLFSRWSYASVETYDMDKMNPLRADANDVENVPLSNLELDFELNSMDEASRTPSIFDGPTSTSRSSATSNTSLAEFQHDYAGASPRLNKPRFE encoded by the coding sequence atggcaGATGCTTTGAGGAGATTCTTCCTCTCGGATAAGCCTTCATATTCACATGTAGCAGATCTGGAAACAAGATTTAATCCCAAAATAACGTTCGCAAAACTTCAAAGGTATAAGCCCACTGTTAAGGATGTTTGCCATTATTCGTTTCTAGGGTCTGTGTTTTTGTTTGTTTTCGTTGCTAATCCAGCCCCTTGGACATACAAGATACTGTTTTACTGTTTCCTGGCGCTTTTATTCATTATTCCAGTCACTTCacaatttttcttcaatgcttTACCGATTTTAACGTGGTTAGCCCTATATTTCACATCATCATATTTTCCTGCAAGTCATAGACCAAAAATTACAGTCAAAGTTTTGCCTGCAGTAGAAACTATTTTGTATGGTGATAATCTCAGTGATATCCTTGCCACGTCGACCAACACTTTTTTGGATATTCTTGCGTGGATCCCCTACGGATTGTTCCATTTCGGCGCTCCATTTGTGGTGGCAGCTATCCTGTTCCTTTTCGGTCCACCAACAGTTTTGAGAGGATATGCGTTTGCATTCGGTTACATGAATTTGTTCGGTGTTATAATTCAGAATGCATTCCCAGCCGCTCCACCATGGTATAAGATTCTTTATGGGTTGGAATCTGCACACTACGGTATGCATGGTTCTCCGGGTGGTTTGGCAAGGATAGATCACTTGTTGGGCATAAACCTGTACACAAGCGGATTCTCAAACTCGTCAGTCATTTTTGGCGCATTCCCCTCCCTCCATTCTGGCTGTGCTACCATGGAGGCTTTGTTCTTTTCTTACTGTTTCCCAAAGCTAAGACCTATTTTTATTGGGTATGTTTGTTGGCTATGGTGGTCCACAATGTATCTGACACATCATTATTTTGTTGACCTTGTGGCGGGATCGGTTCTTTCCTATATCATCTTCCAATACACAAAATACACTCATCTACCGGTGGATACTAGTCTATTCTCTAGATGGTCTTACGCATCCGTGGAAACATATGATATGGATAAGATGAATCCACTACGTGCAGACGCAAACGATGTAGAGAACGTCCCACTTTCGAACTTGGAACTCGATTTTGAATTAAACTCTATGGATGAAGCAAGTCGCACTCCCTCAATATTCGATGGACCCACTTCAACATCAAGATCGTCAGCAACTTCCAACACGTCGCTTGCCGAATTCCAGCACGACTATGCGGGTGCATCGCCAAGACTCAACAAACCTAGATTTGAGTAA